From Salipiger profundus, a single genomic window includes:
- the addA gene encoding double-strand break repair helicase AddA, producing MKRDEASEAQVRAARPDSSTWLSANAGSGKTRVLTDRVARLLLDGVLPEHILCLTYTKAAATEMQNRLFRRLGDWAMRDDEALRDELRTLGLDGPLPPERLADARTLFARAIETPGGLRIQTIHSFCASLLRRFPLEAGVSPQFHEMEDRAAQLLRADVLDRLSEGPHGHLVAELSTWLTADPDPLLAELCATREAFLPPRAPEEVLALYGLAPEDDAETLLDRVFLGGEIEFIAEIVPHLRGSGANDSKAGAALSAVTEPSFAALEILESVFLTGKSAKEPFTAKLGSFPTKGLRTGALEPLMPRLEDFMRRVEAARETRLALVSARRELALHRFAQVFLPAYEDEKQRRGWLDFDDLVTRARDLLSDDRVAEWVLYRLDGGIDHILVDEAQDTSPVQWQVIERLAHEFTSGEGARADVRRTIFVVGDKKQSIYSFQGADPREFDRMCDEFSERLKRTEAPLSRMMLEYSFRSAAPILRVVDNTFEGREAAGFSPDQTHRAFKSEMPGRVDLWPHVDRTKDEGEEGDWFEPVDRVGAQHHSVILANRIAGFIDDTIGTPLPEEIGHSGTYRARPAHAGDFLILVRGRGTLFTEIIRACKQRGLPIAGADRLKVMSELAVKDIGALLAFLATPEDDLSLATALRSPLFGLSQQDLFTLAHPRKGYLWAALRGNRDAFPQAMAVLDDLRSQTDFLRPYDLIERILTRHGGRARLLGRLGEEAEDGINALLGQALAYEQTEVPSLTGFLEWMQTDDLEIKRAPDSAGQRIRVMTVHGAKGLEAPIVILPDCAQPRTDIRDQLLDGETGTVWKTGAEAQPRVQAEALQAAKDADARERDRLLYVALTRAEKWLVVAAAGELGKDGLSWYEQVKAGMERSGAETARFDFGGWGADEGLRLGDADWSALPLETVSEDARSAPVLPEVYKTPATPPEALPGAVSPSDLGGAKALGGEDGLDQDEAMLRGTVLHLLLEHLSALPQEARAAAAPHVLAIAEELPEETESLVQSALDVLSAEALRPIFAPETLAEVPVTAEIDGLGRIHGIIDRLQVTPERVVAVDFKTNRTVPERPEDVPEGLLRQMGAYAAALAKIWPGRAIETGILWTERSSYMALPHDLVSAALARATTA from the coding sequence ATGAAACGCGACGAGGCGAGCGAAGCGCAGGTCCGCGCGGCCCGGCCCGACAGCTCGACTTGGCTGTCGGCCAACGCGGGCTCGGGCAAGACGCGTGTGCTGACCGACCGGGTGGCACGGCTGCTGCTCGACGGGGTGCTGCCCGAGCACATCCTCTGCCTGACCTACACCAAGGCGGCGGCGACCGAGATGCAGAACCGCCTGTTCCGGCGGCTTGGCGACTGGGCCATGCGCGACGACGAGGCACTGCGCGACGAACTGCGCACGCTTGGCCTCGACGGTCCGCTGCCGCCGGAACGGCTGGCCGACGCGCGCACGCTCTTCGCCCGCGCCATCGAGACGCCGGGCGGGCTGCGCATCCAGACGATCCACTCGTTTTGCGCGAGCCTGTTGCGGCGCTTCCCGCTCGAGGCCGGCGTGTCGCCGCAGTTCCACGAGATGGAGGACCGCGCCGCGCAGCTTCTGCGGGCCGACGTGCTCGACCGGCTGTCCGAGGGTCCGCACGGGCACCTTGTCGCGGAGTTGTCGACCTGGCTCACCGCCGACCCCGATCCGCTGCTGGCCGAGCTCTGCGCCACCCGCGAAGCGTTCCTGCCGCCCCGCGCGCCCGAGGAGGTGCTGGCGCTCTACGGCCTTGCTCCCGAAGACGACGCCGAAACCCTGCTCGACCGGGTCTTCCTTGGGGGCGAAATCGAGTTCATCGCGGAAATCGTGCCACACCTGCGGGGCTCCGGGGCCAACGATTCCAAGGCCGGCGCCGCGCTTTCCGCCGTGACAGAGCCGTCTTTCGCCGCGCTCGAGATCCTCGAGTCGGTGTTCCTGACCGGCAAGTCCGCCAAGGAGCCGTTCACCGCGAAGCTGGGCAGTTTCCCCACCAAGGGCCTGCGCACCGGCGCGCTCGAACCGCTCATGCCCCGGCTCGAAGACTTCATGCGGCGGGTCGAAGCCGCGCGGGAAACCCGTCTCGCACTGGTCTCGGCCCGGCGCGAGCTGGCGCTGCACCGCTTCGCGCAGGTCTTCCTGCCCGCCTACGAGGACGAGAAACAGCGCCGGGGCTGGCTCGACTTCGACGACCTCGTGACGCGGGCGCGCGACCTGCTGTCGGACGACCGGGTCGCGGAATGGGTGCTCTACCGGCTCGACGGCGGCATCGACCACATCCTCGTGGACGAGGCGCAGGACACCTCGCCAGTGCAATGGCAGGTGATCGAGCGGCTGGCACACGAGTTCACCAGCGGCGAGGGCGCGCGCGCCGACGTGCGGCGCACGATCTTCGTGGTGGGCGACAAGAAGCAGTCGATCTACAGCTTCCAGGGCGCCGACCCGCGCGAGTTCGACCGCATGTGCGACGAGTTCTCGGAACGGCTGAAGCGCACCGAGGCGCCGCTGTCGCGGATGATGCTGGAATACAGCTTCCGCTCGGCCGCGCCGATCCTGCGGGTCGTGGACAACACCTTCGAGGGCCGCGAGGCCGCCGGATTTTCGCCGGACCAGACCCACCGGGCGTTCAAGAGCGAGATGCCGGGGCGCGTCGACCTCTGGCCACACGTGGACCGGACCAAGGACGAAGGCGAAGAGGGCGACTGGTTCGAGCCGGTGGACCGGGTCGGTGCGCAGCATCATTCGGTGATCCTTGCCAACCGCATCGCCGGCTTCATCGACGACACCATCGGCACCCCGCTGCCCGAGGAGATCGGCCACAGCGGCACCTACCGGGCGCGCCCCGCCCATGCCGGAGACTTCCTGATCCTCGTGCGCGGACGCGGCACGCTCTTCACCGAGATCATCCGCGCCTGCAAGCAGCGCGGCCTGCCCATCGCGGGCGCCGACCGACTCAAGGTGATGTCCGAGCTCGCGGTGAAGGACATCGGCGCCCTGCTGGCCTTTCTCGCCACGCCCGAGGACGACCTGTCGCTTGCCACGGCGCTGCGCTCGCCGCTGTTCGGCCTGTCGCAGCAGGATCTCTTCACCCTCGCGCATCCGCGCAAGGGCTATCTCTGGGCCGCGTTGCGCGGAAACAGGGACGCATTCCCGCAGGCGATGGCGGTGCTCGACGACCTGCGCAGCCAGACCGACTTCCTGCGGCCCTACGACCTGATCGAGCGCATCCTGACCCGGCACGGCGGCCGGGCGCGGCTTCTGGGCCGGCTCGGGGAAGAGGCCGAGGACGGCATCAACGCGCTGCTCGGGCAGGCACTGGCCTACGAGCAGACCGAGGTGCCCTCGCTCACCGGGTTCCTCGAGTGGATGCAGACCGACGATCTCGAGATCAAGCGCGCCCCGGACAGCGCCGGGCAGCGCATCCGCGTGATGACGGTGCATGGCGCCAAGGGCCTCGAGGCGCCCATCGTGATCCTGCCCGATTGCGCCCAGCCCCGCACCGACATCCGCGACCAGCTGCTCGACGGCGAGACCGGCACAGTCTGGAAGACCGGCGCCGAGGCCCAACCGAGGGTTCAGGCCGAGGCCCTGCAGGCCGCCAAGGACGCAGATGCCCGCGAGCGCGACCGGCTGCTCTACGTCGCGCTGACCCGGGCCGAGAAATGGCTCGTGGTCGCCGCCGCCGGCGAGCTCGGCAAGGACGGGCTGTCCTGGTACGAACAGGTGAAGGCCGGGATGGAGCGCTCGGGTGCCGAGACCGCCCGCTTCGATTTCGGCGGCTGGGGCGCCGACGAAGGCCTGCGGCTCGGCGATGCCGACTGGTCGGCTCTGCCGCTCGAAACCGTCTCCGAAGACGCCCGCAGCGCCCCGGTGCTGCCCGAGGTCTACAAGACCCCCGCCACGCCGCCCGAGGCTCTGCCCGGCGCGGTCAGCCCCTCGGACCTTGGTGGCGCGAAGGCGCTTGGCGGCGAGGACGGGCTCGACCAGGACGAGGCGATGCTGCGCGGCACGGTGCTGCACCTGCTGCTCGAACATCTCTCGGCGCTGCCGCAGGAGGCCCGCGCCGCCGCCGCGCCGCATGTGCTCGCCATCGCCGAGGAGCTGCCCGAGGAAACGGAATCTCTGGTGCAGAGCGCGCTCGACGTGCTCTCGGCCGAGGCGCTGCGCCCGATCTTCGCGCCCGAGACGCTGGCCGAGGTCCCGGTGACCGCCGAGATCGACGGCCTTGGCCGCATCCACGGCATCATCGACCGGCTTCAGGTCACCCCTGAGCGGGTCGTGGCGGTGGATTTCAAGACCAACCGCACCGTGCCCGAGCGCCCCGAGGACGTGCCCGAGGGGCTGTTGCGGCAGATGGGCGCCTATGCCGCCGCGCTGGCAAAGATCTGGCCGGGCCGTGCCATCGAGACGGGCATCCTGTGGACCGAGCGCAGCAGTTACATGGCCCTGCCACACGATCTTGTGTCTGCCGCGCTGGCGCGCGCTACAACGGCTTGA
- a CDS encoding aminoglycoside phosphotransferase family protein, producing MIDDFLKTAGWGDAALTPLAGDASARRYSRLHHGNDTAILMDDPEGDTGLFARLARHLRGLGLSAPEILAEAPGLLLLEDLGDGLIARLATDAESEKRLYLCATDALVALHRHPPPSDLPVADPARLAAMTDLAFSVYAANAGTPIAPEIMHECAAAFERALLAHAPETDVMILRDYHAENILWLPDREGAARAGLLDFQDALQGHRAYDLVSLVEDARRDVSPETAEAAIRHYLAATGLPEAPFRAALAVLGAQRNLRILGVFARLAAARGKPGYIDLVPRVWRHLQTDLQHPALSEVAGLLRGALPAPTPDVLQRLKSPCPTR from the coding sequence ATGATCGACGATTTCCTGAAGACGGCGGGCTGGGGCGATGCCGCCCTCACGCCACTTGCCGGGGATGCCTCGGCCCGGCGCTACAGCCGGCTGCACCATGGGAATGACACCGCCATCCTGATGGACGACCCCGAGGGTGACACCGGCCTCTTTGCCCGGCTGGCGCGGCACCTCCGCGGGCTCGGTCTCAGCGCGCCGGAGATCCTTGCCGAGGCGCCGGGGCTGCTGCTTCTGGAAGACCTCGGTGACGGGCTGATCGCGCGTCTTGCCACGGATGCCGAGAGCGAAAAGCGGCTCTATCTCTGCGCAACAGACGCGCTTGTCGCCTTGCACCGCCACCCGCCGCCCTCCGATCTTCCGGTCGCCGACCCGGCACGGCTGGCGGCGATGACCGACCTCGCCTTCTCGGTCTACGCGGCCAATGCCGGCACGCCCATCGCGCCGGAGATCATGCACGAATGCGCCGCCGCCTTCGAGCGGGCGCTGCTCGCCCATGCCCCCGAAACCGACGTGATGATCCTGCGCGACTATCACGCCGAGAACATTCTCTGGCTGCCCGACCGCGAGGGCGCCGCCCGCGCCGGCCTGCTCGACTTCCAGGACGCGCTTCAGGGGCACCGCGCCTACGATCTCGTGTCACTGGTCGAGGACGCCCGCCGCGATGTGTCGCCCGAGACCGCCGAGGCGGCCATTCGACACTATCTCGCCGCAACCGGCCTGCCCGAGGCACCGTTCCGCGCCGCGCTTGCGGTGCTCGGCGCCCAGCGCAACCTGCGCATCCTGGGCGTGTTCGCGCGGCTGGCCGCCGCGCGTGGCAAACCCGGCTACATCGACTTGGTCCCCCGTGTATGGCGGCACCTGCAAACGGACCTGCAGCACCCGGCACTCTCCGAGGTCGCCGGCCTGCTGCGCGGCGCCCTGCCCGCCCCAACTCCTGACGTTCTGCAAAGGCTGAAATCTCCATGCCCGACGCGCTGA
- a CDS encoding nucleotidyltransferase family protein yields the protein MPDALMLFAAGFGTRMGALTADRPKPLVEVAGKPLIDHALDLAEGVGPLRRVANAHYRADQLAAHLDGRDVALSREEPEILDTGGGLRAALPLLGPDPVFALNTDAVWSGPNPLRLLAEAWDPERMDALLLCVPVARAIGRKGGGDFTVGTDGRLSRGGDAVYTGAQIIRTDGLASVPEPVFSLNLLWNAMATENRLYGLPYPGQWCDVGHPEGITLAEDMLRADV from the coding sequence ATGCCCGACGCGCTGATGCTCTTCGCCGCCGGCTTCGGCACCCGCATGGGCGCGCTCACCGCCGACCGGCCCAAGCCGTTGGTCGAGGTCGCTGGCAAGCCGCTCATCGACCACGCGCTCGACCTTGCCGAGGGGGTCGGGCCGCTGCGCCGGGTCGCCAACGCGCATTACCGCGCCGACCAGCTTGCCGCCCATCTCGACGGCCGCGACGTGGCCCTCTCGCGTGAGGAGCCCGAGATCCTCGATACCGGCGGTGGCCTTCGCGCCGCTTTGCCCCTGCTCGGCCCCGACCCGGTCTTCGCGCTCAACACAGATGCCGTCTGGTCCGGCCCCAATCCGCTGCGGCTGCTGGCCGAGGCATGGGATCCCGAGCGCATGGACGCGCTGCTCCTCTGCGTGCCGGTCGCCCGCGCCATCGGCCGCAAGGGTGGCGGCGATTTCACCGTCGGCACCGATGGCCGGCTCAGCCGGGGCGGCGATGCGGTCTACACCGGGGCGCAGATCATCAGGACCGACGGGCTTGCCAGCGTCCCGGAGCCGGTCTTCTCGCTCAACCTTCTGTGGAACGCCATGGCGACCGAGAACCGGCTCTACGGCCTGCCCTACCCCGGCCAATGGTGCGACGTGGGCCACCCCGAGGGGATCACGCTGGCCGAAGACATGCTCCGCGCCGATGTTTGA
- the addB gene encoding double-strand break repair protein AddB — protein sequence MFEPSDRPRVFALAPGVDFPAALVEGLRARMAGQPPEAMARVELIVNTTRMARRIRQIFDEGPATLMPRMRMLGNVADPISLSHLPPPVSPLRRRLELTGLVSKLLDAQPDLAPRTALFDLADSLATLMDEMQDEGVFPDDIAALDVSDESGHWQRALTFFNIVQQYFGDTPEAPDVNAFRRLALEQRLRDWEEQPPEHPVILAGSTGSRGMTNRLMQAVSKLPQGALVLPGFDFDTPQAVWDGLTDALSGEDHPQFRFARLMHDLGFTADTLPRWSDTPEPNPGRNRLVSLALRPAPVTDQWRDEGPKLPDLVAATDDLTLLEAPTQRDEATAIAMRLRKAAEEGVTAALITPDRMLTRQVTAALDRWNILPDDSAGTPLQLTPPGRFLRHVASLFQQDLSAEALLTLLKHPLTHSGHDRGAHLRATRELELHIRDKSWPYPQPEKLREWGNANEMGAWADWVADCFCQPPVPGTRSLSDWLDTHVARAESIATGPEGTDSELWKERAGRKTRAVVEGLQAEAGFGTDLDARDYADLFNAVLSREELRDRDAPHPKILIWGTLEARVMGADLLILGGLNEGSWPELPGADPWLNRRMRHKAGLLVPERRIGLAAHDFQQAVAAPEVWLTRALKSDDAETVPSRWVNRLMNLMNGLPGQNGPQALRAMQTRGADWLGLVRALETPEPSPPATRPSPAPPVEARPRSLSVTEIKTLIRDPFHIYAKRVLRLRQLNPLQRAPDALLRGTLIHEVLEQFVKESVSDPARLEVSELMRMAGEILGDPAIVPYPTTRHLWTSRIGRVAEWFVETERARQAIAHPTHFEQMGYGEIPALGFTLRGKADRIDIDERGNAHLYDYKTGNAPSAKEQRHFDKQLLLEAAMVERGAFRELQPRHTERAVFVALGSTPKEVPAPLDEVPAAQVWAEFETLITRWFERDRGYTARAALLKEKDVSDYDHLARFGEWDVIDPADREELE from the coding sequence ATGTTTGAGCCGTCCGACCGCCCCCGCGTCTTCGCGCTTGCCCCCGGCGTCGACTTCCCCGCCGCGCTGGTCGAGGGCTTGCGGGCCCGCATGGCCGGGCAGCCGCCCGAGGCAATGGCCCGCGTCGAGCTGATCGTGAACACCACCCGCATGGCACGGCGCATCCGGCAGATCTTCGACGAGGGCCCGGCGACCCTGATGCCGCGGATGCGGATGCTCGGCAATGTCGCCGACCCGATCTCGCTGTCGCACCTGCCGCCACCGGTCTCACCGCTGCGCCGGCGGCTCGAGCTGACGGGACTGGTGTCGAAACTGCTCGACGCGCAGCCGGACCTCGCCCCGCGCACGGCGCTGTTCGATCTGGCCGACAGTCTCGCCACGCTGATGGACGAGATGCAGGACGAAGGCGTCTTTCCCGACGATATCGCCGCGCTCGACGTGAGCGACGAATCCGGCCACTGGCAGCGCGCGCTCACGTTTTTCAACATCGTGCAGCAGTATTTCGGCGATACGCCCGAGGCGCCCGACGTGAACGCCTTTCGGCGTCTTGCGCTGGAACAGAGACTGAGGGACTGGGAAGAGCAGCCGCCCGAGCACCCGGTGATCCTTGCCGGCTCGACCGGATCGCGGGGGATGACCAACCGGCTGATGCAGGCGGTCTCGAAGCTGCCGCAGGGCGCGCTGGTGCTGCCGGGCTTCGACTTCGACACGCCGCAAGCGGTCTGGGACGGGCTGACCGACGCGCTCTCGGGCGAGGATCACCCGCAGTTCCGCTTTGCCCGGCTGATGCACGATCTCGGCTTCACCGCGGACACGCTTCCGCGCTGGTCCGACACGCCCGAACCGAACCCGGGGCGCAACCGGCTGGTCTCGCTGGCGCTGCGGCCCGCGCCGGTCACTGACCAGTGGCGCGACGAGGGACCGAAACTGCCCGATCTCGTGGCCGCCACCGATGACCTGACGCTGCTCGAGGCGCCGACCCAGCGCGACGAGGCCACGGCCATCGCCATGCGCCTGCGCAAGGCCGCCGAAGAGGGTGTGACCGCCGCGCTGATCACACCCGACCGGATGCTGACACGGCAGGTCACGGCGGCGCTCGACCGGTGGAACATCCTGCCCGACGACAGCGCCGGCACGCCGTTGCAGCTGACCCCGCCGGGCCGCTTCCTGCGCCATGTTGCGAGCCTGTTCCAGCAGGATCTTTCCGCCGAGGCGCTGCTCACCCTGCTCAAGCATCCGCTCACCCACTCCGGCCACGATCGCGGCGCACACCTGCGCGCCACACGCGAGCTCGAGCTGCACATCCGCGACAAGTCATGGCCCTATCCGCAGCCCGAGAAGCTGCGCGAATGGGGCAATGCCAACGAGATGGGTGCCTGGGCCGACTGGGTCGCCGACTGTTTCTGCCAGCCGCCGGTGCCGGGCACGCGCTCCCTGTCCGACTGGCTCGACACCCATGTCGCCCGCGCCGAGTCCATCGCCACAGGTCCGGAGGGCACCGACTCGGAGCTGTGGAAGGAACGCGCCGGACGCAAGACCCGCGCCGTGGTCGAGGGGCTGCAGGCCGAGGCGGGCTTCGGCACCGATCTCGATGCCCGCGACTACGCCGACCTGTTCAACGCGGTCCTGTCACGCGAAGAGCTGCGCGACCGCGATGCGCCGCACCCGAAGATCCTCATCTGGGGCACGCTCGAGGCGCGCGTGATGGGCGCAGACCTGCTGATCCTCGGCGGGCTCAACGAAGGCTCGTGGCCCGAGCTGCCCGGCGCCGATCCGTGGCTCAACCGGCGGATGCGGCACAAGGCGGGTCTGCTCGTGCCCGAGCGCCGCATCGGTCTGGCCGCGCATGACTTCCAGCAGGCAGTGGCCGCCCCCGAGGTCTGGCTGACCCGCGCGCTCAAGTCGGACGATGCCGAGACCGTCCCCTCGCGCTGGGTGAACCGGCTGATGAACCTGATGAACGGTCTGCCCGGACAGAACGGCCCGCAGGCCCTCAGGGCGATGCAAACCCGTGGCGCCGACTGGCTGGGGCTGGTGCGCGCGCTCGAGACACCGGAACCGAGCCCGCCCGCCACGCGCCCCTCGCCCGCCCCGCCGGTCGAGGCACGGCCGCGCAGCCTCTCGGTGACCGAGATCAAGACACTGATCCGCGATCCCTTCCACATCTACGCCAAGAGGGTGCTGCGGCTGCGGCAGCTGAACCCGCTGCAACGCGCCCCCGACGCGCTGCTGCGCGGCACGCTGATCCACGAGGTGCTGGAGCAGTTCGTCAAGGAAAGCGTCTCTGATCCGGCCCGGCTCGAGGTCTCGGAGCTGATGCGCATGGCCGGCGAGATCCTCGGCGATCCCGCGATCGTGCCCTACCCGACCACGCGCCACCTGTGGACCTCGCGGATCGGCCGGGTTGCCGAGTGGTTCGTAGAGACCGAGCGCGCGCGGCAGGCCATCGCGCACCCGACCCATTTCGAACAGATGGGATACGGCGAGATTCCGGCGCTTGGCTTCACGTTGCGCGGCAAGGCCGACCGGATCGACATCGACGAGCGGGGCAACGCGCATCTCTACGACTACAAGACCGGCAACGCGCCCAGCGCCAAGGAACAGCGGCACTTCGACAAGCAGCTTCTGCTCGAGGCCGCCATGGTCGAACGCGGCGCCTTCCGCGAGTTGCAGCCTCGGCACACCGAACGGGCGGTCTTCGTCGCGCTCGGCAGCACCCCGAAAGAGGTGCCCGCGCCGCTCGACGAGGTGCCGGCGGCGCAGGTCTGGGCCGAGTTCGAGACGCTCATCACCCGCTGGTTCGAGCGCGACCGGGGCTACACCGCCCGCGCCGCGCTGCTGAAGGAAAAGGACGTGTCCGACTACGATCACCTTGCCCGTTTCGGAGAGTGGGACGTGATCGACCCGGCCGACCGCGAGGAACTGGAATGA
- a CDS encoding PAS-domain containing protein, producing the protein MSQRSERRSPDPVAQAAAPTEMVLRDGVLVDTTTQARALLDIGPHETLAWEEVRAALRPFFGPIPADPDSSQMILPAPDDPETRLEITSGGGRRHLSISAPPVGAGDRLRWRVGARELALLRQVMTRTPAPAWLSDDENRVIWSNAAYTDLCTQQGADPATPPFTLLPGDDLEDRVTRASIPTQEGTALSWYEIQSCRIPDGRLHFAQNIDAAIEAETAQRTFLQTLTKIFAHLPIALAVFDRKHRLVLFNPALIDLTRLSAEFLSGRPNLLTFFDMLREQHMMPEPKDYGSWREHLQDVINAASSDHYVETWNLPSGLTYRITGRPHPDAGIAFLIEDISAEISLTRGYRQEIEITQSVLETLEDAVVVFSQLGHLTFCNAAYRALWGDETEATISATDIAEATRSWQSSCHPSPIWGDLREFVLTLRDRAGWDAEIHTIAGERLFCRAEPLAGGATLVRFSPMPCGIVRQCRNVLQSHA; encoded by the coding sequence ATGAGCCAGCGCAGTGAGCGGCGATCTCCAGATCCCGTGGCACAGGCTGCGGCTCCGACGGAAATGGTCCTGCGGGATGGTGTGCTGGTCGACACCACCACGCAGGCACGAGCGCTGCTCGACATCGGCCCGCATGAAACCCTTGCCTGGGAAGAGGTCCGCGCGGCGCTCAGGCCGTTCTTCGGCCCTATTCCAGCAGATCCCGACTCTTCGCAGATGATTCTTCCTGCGCCAGACGACCCCGAAACGCGGCTCGAGATCACCAGCGGGGGCGGGCGCCGGCATCTTTCGATTTCCGCGCCACCGGTCGGCGCCGGGGACCGGCTGCGCTGGCGCGTCGGGGCGCGCGAGCTTGCACTGCTACGTCAGGTGATGACGCGCACCCCTGCGCCCGCCTGGCTTTCGGATGACGAAAACCGGGTCATCTGGAGCAATGCCGCCTATACCGACCTCTGCACGCAACAGGGCGCGGACCCAGCCACGCCGCCCTTCACCCTTCTGCCCGGCGACGACCTCGAGGACAGGGTCACCCGCGCCAGCATCCCGACGCAGGAGGGCACGGCGCTCAGCTGGTACGAGATCCAGTCCTGCCGCATTCCGGACGGTCGCCTGCATTTCGCCCAGAACATCGACGCCGCGATCGAGGCGGAGACCGCACAGCGAACCTTCCTTCAGACGCTGACCAAGATCTTCGCCCATCTGCCCATCGCGCTCGCCGTGTTCGACCGCAAGCACCGGCTGGTCCTGTTCAACCCCGCGCTCATCGACCTGACCCGGCTCTCCGCAGAGTTCCTGAGCGGGCGGCCCAACCTGCTCACCTTCTTCGACATGCTGCGCGAACAGCACATGATGCCCGAGCCCAAGGACTACGGAAGCTGGCGCGAGCACCTGCAGGACGTCATCAACGCGGCCAGCAGCGACCACTATGTCGAGACCTGGAACCTGCCCTCGGGGCTGACCTACCGGATCACCGGGCGACCGCATCCCGACGCCGGCATCGCCTTCCTGATCGAGGACATCTCGGCCGAGATTTCGCTGACCCGTGGCTACCGGCAGGAAATCGAGATCACCCAGTCGGTCCTCGAAACGCTCGAGGATGCGGTGGTGGTCTTCTCGCAGCTCGGGCACCTGACCTTCTGCAACGCGGCCTACCGTGCGCTCTGGGGCGACGAGACCGAGGCCACCATCTCCGCCACCGACATCGCCGAGGCGACGCGCTCGTGGCAATCGTCCTGCCATCCGAGCCCGATCTGGGGCGACCTGCGCGAATTCGTGCTGACGCTGCGCGACCGCGCCGGCTGGGACGCCGAGATCCACACGATCGCCGGAGAGCGCCTGTTCTGCCGGGCCGAACCGCTGGCCGGCGGTGCGACGCTGGTGCGCTTCAGCCCGATGCCCTGCGGCATCGTCCGCCAGTGCAGGAACGTCCTGCAATCCCACGCCTGA
- the tsaE gene encoding tRNA (adenosine(37)-N6)-threonylcarbamoyltransferase complex ATPase subunit type 1 TsaE, which yields MTSPRAQLTLHSPEETCALAERLSASLRPGDVLLLSGGIGAGKTHFARCLIHALQEAPEDVPSPTFTLVQVYDTGAGELWHADLYRLSDPDQCVELGLTDAFEDAICLVEWPDRLEDLAPGNALSLDFTTDERETVRHLAMRWTDPRWDTRAGSLAA from the coding sequence ATGACGTCGCCGCGCGCCCAGCTTACCCTGCACTCGCCCGAAGAGACCTGCGCCCTGGCCGAAAGGCTCTCGGCCAGCCTGCGGCCGGGGGATGTGCTGCTGCTGTCCGGTGGAATCGGCGCGGGCAAGACCCATTTCGCCCGGTGCCTGATCCACGCGCTGCAGGAGGCTCCCGAAGACGTGCCCTCGCCCACCTTCACGCTGGTGCAGGTCTACGACACGGGGGCGGGCGAGCTCTGGCACGCCGACCTCTACCGCCTCTCGGACCCGGACCAATGCGTCGAACTCGGCCTGACCGACGCCTTCGAAGACGCGATCTGCCTTGTCGAATGGCCCGACCGACTCGAGGATCTGGCGCCCGGAAACGCGCTCTCGCTCGACTTCACGACGGACGAGCGCGAGACCGTGCGCCACCTTGCCATGCGCTGGACCGATCCGCGCTGGGACACGCGCGCCGGGTCGCTCGCGGCATGA